Proteins from a single region of Schistocerca gregaria isolate iqSchGreg1 chromosome 3, iqSchGreg1.2, whole genome shotgun sequence:
- the LOC126355682 gene encoding uncharacterized protein LOC126355682 encodes MAGGGKGEGPRQGAAEGRGPRQGAAEGRGPRQGAAEGRGPRQGAAEGRGPRQGAAEGRGPRQGAAEGRGPRQGAAEGRGPRQGAAEGRGPRQGAAEGRGPRQGAAEGRGPRQGAAEGRGPRRGCGGGTGAEAGCGGGTGAEAGCGGGTGAEAGCGGGTGAEAGCGGGTGAEAGCGGGTGAEAGCGGGTGAEAGCGGGTGAEAGCGGGTGAEAGCGGGTGAEAGCGGGTGPEAGCGGGTGAEAGCGGGTGAEAGCGGGTGAEAGCGGGTGAEAGCGGWTGAEAGCRRGGRVQVL; translated from the coding sequence ATGGCAGGGGGAGGTAAGGGAGAAGGGCCGAGGCAGGGTGCGGCGGAGGGACGGGGGCCGAGGCAGGGTGCGGCGGAGGGACGGGGGCCGAGGCAGGGTGCGGCGGAGGGACGGGGGCCGAGGCAGGGTGCGGCGGAGGGACGGGGGCCGAGGCAGGGTGCGGCGGAGGGACGGGGGCCGAGGCAGGGTGCGGCGGAGGGACGGGGGCCGAGGCAGGGTGCGGCGGAGGGACGGGGGCCGAGGCAGGGTGCGGCGGAGGGACGGGGGCCGAGGCAGGGTGCGGCGGAGGGACGGGGGCCGAGGCAGGGTGCGGCGGAGGGACGGGGGCCGAGGCAGGGTGCGGCGGAGGGACGGGGGCCGAGGCGGGGTTGCGGCGGAGGGACGGGGGCCGAGGCGGGGTGCGGCGGAGGGACGGGGGCCGAGGCAGGGTGCGGCGGAGGGACGGGGGCCGAGGCAGGGTGCGGCGGAGGGACGGGGGCCGAGGCAGGGTGCGGCGGAGGGACGGGGGCCGAGGCAGGGTGCGGCGGAGGGACGGGGGCCGAGGCAGGGTGCGGCGGAGGGACGGGGGCCGAGGCAGGGTGCGGCGGAGGGACGGGGGCCGAGGCAGGGTGCGGCGGAGGGACGGGGGCCGAGGCAGGGTGCGGCGGAGGGACGGGGGCCGAGGCAGGGTGCGGCGGAGGGACGGGGCCCGAGGCAGGGTGCGGCGGAGGGACGGGGGCCGAGGCAGGGTGCGGCGGAGGGACGGGGGCCGAGGCAGGGTGCGGCGGAGGGACGGGGGCCGAGGCAGGGTGCGGCGGAGGGACGGGGGCCGAGGCAGGGTGCGGCGGATGGACGGGGGCCGAGGCAGGTTGCAGGAGAGGGGGGAGGGTACAAGTGTTATAG